One Pieris napi chromosome Z, ilPieNapi1.2, whole genome shotgun sequence DNA window includes the following coding sequences:
- the LOC125062494 gene encoding ubiquitin-conjugating enzyme E2-22 kDa isoform X2, giving the protein MWKGSLKLEVVSNSWTDLLGEITGPPDTPYEGGIFKLEIKIPETYPFTPPKVRFITKIWHPNVSSVTGAICLDILKDQWAAALTLRTVMLSIQALLAAAEPNDPQDAVVAKQYIENQQMFTLTARHWTNVYAEGPSGVWEFNQKVQLLLEMGVDEHKARVALSTYNWDVEDATEQLFS; this is encoded by the exons ATGTGGAAG GGTTCATTGAAATTAGAAGTTGTAAGTAATAGTTGGACAGATTTACTTGGAGAAATCACTGGTCCACCTGATACACCATATGAAGGTGGGATTTTCAAACTAGAGATCAAAATCCCAGAAACATATCCATTTACTCCACCAAAG GTACGTTTCATAACAAAAATCTGGCACCCGAATGTATCGTCAGTAACTGGTGCTATCTGCTTAGATATCTTGAAGGACCAATGGGCCGCAGCACTCACCCTTAGGACAGTAATGCTATCTATACAGGCATTACTTGCTGCAGCTGAACCAAATGATCCTCAAGACGCGGTTGTAGCGAAGCAATACATAGAAAACCAACAAATGTTCACACTTACAGCGCGACACTGGACTAATGTCTATGCAGAGGGCCCATCTGGGGTCTGGGAATTTAATCAAAAAGTACAGTTATTGTTAGAAATGGGTGTTGATGAGCACAAAGCGCGCGTAGCTCTTTCAACATACAATTGGGACGTTGAAGACGCAACTGAACAATTATTTAGTTAG
- the LOC125062494 gene encoding ubiquitin-conjugating enzyme E2-22 kDa isoform X1, which translates to MIRSDLFFKNIVTSLNLDISTFYYLQVQNIVNKFYCHSTEHVPIPKLLLISLHRSDLRSRNYNITNMANIAAKRVKREIKEVVKGGEGSLKLEVVSNSWTDLLGEITGPPDTPYEGGIFKLEIKIPETYPFTPPKVRFITKIWHPNVSSVTGAICLDILKDQWAAALTLRTVMLSIQALLAAAEPNDPQDAVVAKQYIENQQMFTLTARHWTNVYAEGPSGVWEFNQKVQLLLEMGVDEHKARVALSTYNWDVEDATEQLFS; encoded by the exons ATGATCCGATCCGATCTTTTCTTCAAAAATATCGTCACATCCCTAAACTTAGATATATCTACATTTTACTACCTACAAGTGCAAAATATAGTTAACAAATTTTACTGCCATAGTACGGAGCACGTACCTAttcctaaattattattaatttctctaCATAGAAGTGACCTACGctcaagaaattataatattacaaatatggCAAACATAGCAGCTAAACGTGTGAAAAGAGAAATTAAAGAAGTAGTGAAAGGTGGAGAG GGTTCATTGAAATTAGAAGTTGTAAGTAATAGTTGGACAGATTTACTTGGAGAAATCACTGGTCCACCTGATACACCATATGAAGGTGGGATTTTCAAACTAGAGATCAAAATCCCAGAAACATATCCATTTACTCCACCAAAG GTACGTTTCATAACAAAAATCTGGCACCCGAATGTATCGTCAGTAACTGGTGCTATCTGCTTAGATATCTTGAAGGACCAATGGGCCGCAGCACTCACCCTTAGGACAGTAATGCTATCTATACAGGCATTACTTGCTGCAGCTGAACCAAATGATCCTCAAGACGCGGTTGTAGCGAAGCAATACATAGAAAACCAACAAATGTTCACACTTACAGCGCGACACTGGACTAATGTCTATGCAGAGGGCCCATCTGGGGTCTGGGAATTTAATCAAAAAGTACAGTTATTGTTAGAAATGGGTGTTGATGAGCACAAAGCGCGCGTAGCTCTTTCAACATACAATTGGGACGTTGAAGACGCAACTGAACAATTATTTAGTTAG